One window of Xylocopa sonorina isolate GNS202 chromosome 9, iyXylSono1_principal, whole genome shotgun sequence genomic DNA carries:
- the LOC143427677 gene encoding sorting nexin-30 isoform X1 — protein MMTSSELEVENLSEKNAEDSAILEVSTMAVGGVIKHENRDVDFLSNCSTSVEGSVIASPSIDSFSTLPEQEISDFQADSRDLQVKVDNPQKHLETLETYITFRITTKSTRPEFEEGEYIVRRRYNDFIWLRQKLVDSYPTHIIPPMPGKHTLLAQLDRYSKEFIIARMKLLHVFLNRVVNHPILSCDKNLHIFLTTKPAEFLIYRKNRGNVLVKMTDSLQNIASTYTMKQRHFEFEQIRDYCTALSEKLATVDKINHRIHKERQDYLLELHQLHPIFTLWATSEPELAPFLLAIAKAIECNAMAHQKLLENVPNEEREYISYIDAVKSALSRRDSMQIEYEMTVEDLAKKRLEKDQLIGFTSGSTSTQNWGGSLWKAESRDEKLERLAQAIPRLAKQTELLQDRVECANENLRSDLQRWNVEKQMDLKNMLISMADKQIRHYQQCMNAWEEILTGLKLDGVGSEVNVGPPIKIPV, from the exons ATGATGACTTCTTCTGAGCTTGAGGTAGAGAATTTGAGCGAGAAAAATGCAGAGGATTCTGCGATTCTAGAAGTAAGCACAATGGCAGTCGGCGGTGTTATTAAGCACGAAAACCGCGACGTCGATTTTCTTTCGAATTGTAGCACCTCTGTCGAGGGTTCTGTG ATAGCGTCTCCATCCATTGACAGTTTCTCCACTTTACCGGAGCAGGAGATATCAGATTTTCAGGCGGATTCCAGAGATCTACAAGTGAAAGTAGACAATCCGCAaaagcatctggaaacgcttgaaACTTACATTACTTTTCGAATAACAACAAAG TCGACAAGACCAGAATTCGAGGAAGGAGAGTATATTGTTAGAAGACGATATAATGATTTTATTTGGTTACGACAGAAATTAGTAGATTCTTACCCGACGCACATCATACCA CCCATGCCAGGAAAACATACGTTATTGGCTCAGCTAGATCGTTACTCCAAGGAATTTATTATAGCACGCATGAAACTGTTACACGTGTTCCTTAATAGAGTTGTAAATCATCCGATTCTTAGCTGCGACAAAAATTTGCACATCTTTTTGACAACTAAACCCGCA GAGTTTCTTATATATCGTAAAAATCGTGGTAATGTTCTCGTTAAAATGACTGACTCTCTGCAAAATATTGCAAGTACATATACTATGAAACAGCGTCATTTCGAATTCGAACAGATTCGAGATTATTGTACAGCTCTTAGTGAAAAATTAGCGACAGTAGATAAGATAAATCATCGTATACATAAAGAGAGGCAAG actACTTGCTGGAGTTGCACCAATTACATCCAATCTTTACCTTATGGGCAACTTCCGAGCCAGAACTGGCTCCTTTCTTATTAGCGATTGCCAAAGCGATAGagtgcaatgcaatggcgcatcaaAAATTATTGGAAAATGTTCCAAATGAAGAACGGGAGTATATTTCGTACATAGATGCAGTTAAGAGTGCTTTGTCACGACGTGATTCGATGCAGATCGAATATGAAATGACCGTCGAGGATTTAGCAAAGAAACGGCTGGAAAAGGATCAG CTAATAGGTTTCACAAGCGGTAGTACTTCTACGCAAAATTGGGGTGGATCACTCTGGAAGGCGGAGTCTCGTGACGAGAAATTGGAGAGACTCGCACAGGCCATTCCGCGATTAGCAAAGCAAACAGAATTATTACAAGATCGCGTGGAATGTGCGAACGAGAATTTGCGGAGTGATTTACAGAGATGGAACGTAGAGAAGCAAATGGATTTGAAGAATATGTTAATATCGATGGCTGATAAACAAATTCGGCATTACCAGCAGTGTATGAATGCGTGGGAAGAAATTCTCACTGGTTTGAAGCTGGATGGTGTAGGATCTGAGGTTAATGTAGGACCGCCTATCAAGATTCCGGTTTGA
- the LOC143427675 gene encoding uncharacterized protein LOC143427675 isoform X2: MADASSSDTTSDCCNEWFSDITSEKSEYVIVGQKPCLSHRRSKRHFLQKLFLREIRGCLSAHNYASEERLFATVPSWRHLPLLHVIPKSALEAGHIVMGLTQCGQFLLTYTYTMDESGTTSLYKYLLHWWAFTPNHVARKVAEVTLFGNYTIYRELSIVISQWPLERNKLVIHGLCTNWLHLQPTDRAYLTITTVPSLENCKDCLKVAASYEEEGEELAVNWDGCVRCNCLQHGLTVHTTYEVISPYPKFRATVCLNYWNHVVVNTGNFLHVLRVDLDIPRSKNHKSSDKQDSVIPDTVPLDMSDVEELDYTKTVTERYGSSDAVDQSPRCEAGIEHDFLEEPIKLDDKLGRDSLNTSSSNQSDCVCDINKSTDAVSVKSCGCSDGGECKCRTGSPISRTEQQAISVRDKILQDFCEDMSQELNIGSDSITLVKHPSCSPRSTPQRLPSDLKMMTWSSPILTPPSDILRTRNSESSHKSTRSQRPNSPQPGASKDSIVASVNSPLHSSVSVSPSSSCSSRLMSPPVTRSFRHLSPRKRSNLHSPPPVINTTQSRTTRATHKLILEAEKAYEFTDEAQETCEKLSSFRKRRLADKKYEFCDETEDAENIVPFKHIRDQFKHRGCSIHQIPSSPTMSPALPNGKKHWVDSDQSETDDFNVNQDTSASNDLTMDSAEKNVLRPLNQNQLPNGSINRDRSSRHSVNASPLVPKINLQYPSIKCTAHFKRTYIELDDEMISVITDVEDEETGGYVSYQCVLPMHVHGSGYVQMQMISNSKAEKLIVPCVSINQLSFDIETFSHHIADWICMRFKKKYWHCSDYDIEIIDVCALSGDIICLLIMKIQASEISSQTQCSQERKQYEVGCKFTWNIDTSQYRITDILPLEEVKSELWKPNCMNVPNFRSPLWNPTRRLAPKLREKIQQPYAHTVRFLHNEMTLAGECLKRKLNVILANKIVYVVFVLGESITRLYDLDNLVEFYITPMPNYSSIE, from the exons ATGGCGGACGCTTCGTCTTCCGACACTACCTCAGATTGTTGCAATGAATGGTTCTCTGATATTACCTCCGAAAAATCGGAGTACGTTATAGTGGGTCAGAAGCCGTGCCTGTCCCATCGTCGCAGCAAAAGGCATTTCTTACAGAAGTTATTTTTAAGGGAG ATCAGAGGTTGTTTATCGGCGCACAATTATGCCTCGGAGGAAAGACTGTTTGCCACTGTACCTTCGTGGAGACACTTGCCACTGTTACACGTAATCCCAAAATCAGCACTGGAAGCAGG ACACATTGTAATGGGATTGACGCAATGTGGTCAGTTTTTACTTACGTACACGTACACCATGGATGAAAGTGGCACTACCTCTTTGTACAAATATTTGTTGCATTGGTGGGCTTTTACCCCAAACCACGTCGCACGTAAAGTTGCAGAGGTCACACTATTTGGTAATTATACTATCTACAGAGAGCTGAGTATCGTTATATCTCAATGGCCCCTGGAAAGAAATAAATTAGTGATACACGGTCTTTG TACAAATTGGCTACACCTTCAACCAACAGACAGAGCATACTTAACGATAACTACAGTACCATCTTTAGAGAATTGTAAAGACTGTTTAAAGGTAGCTGCATCTTACGAAGAAGAAGGTGAAG AGTTGGCAGTCAATTGGGATGGTTGCGTACGGTGTAACTGTCTGCAACACGGGCTCACTGTTCATACTACCTATGAAGTAATTTCTCCATATCCTAAGTTTCGTGCTACTGTCTGTTTGAATTACTGGAATCACGTAGTAGTTAACACAGGGAACTTTTTACATGTGCTCAGGGTGGATTTGGACATTCCGAGATCGAAAAACCATAAGTCTAGTGATAAGCAAGACTCTGTCATTCCTGACACGGTACCGTTAGATATGAGCGATGTCGAGGAATTAGATTATACCAAGACGGTTACGGAACGGTACGGGAGTTCCGACGCGGTCGATCAATCGCCTCGATGCGAGGCGGGTATAGAACACGATTTTTTAGAAGAACCAATTAAATTAGATGATAAGTTAGGCCGTGATTCGTTAAATACCTCAAGCAGCAATCAAAGCGACTGTGTCTGTGATATAAATAAGTCTACCGACGCCGTAAGTGTTAAATCGTGTGGGTGTTCGGACGGTGGCGAGTGTAAATGCCGAACAGGTAGTCCGATCTCGCGAACTGAACAGCAGGCGATCTCTGTCAGGGACAAGATCCTCCAGGATTTCTGCGAAGACATGTCCCAAGAGCTGAACATCGGCAGTGATTCGATTACTCTTGTAAAGCATCCTTCGTGCTCACCTCGGTCTACGCCGCAAAGACTTCCTTCTGATCTCAAGATGATGACCTGGTCTTCGCCAATTCTCACGCCACCCTCGGACATCCTGAGAACCCGGAATTCAGAGTCTAGTCATAAAAGCACGCGCAGTCAACGACCCAACTCCCCTCAACCCGGTGCTTCGAAGGACAGTATCGTCGCCTCTGTAAATTCTCCGCTTCATTCTTCGGTCTCTGTGAGTCCATCCTCTTCGTGCTCATCGCGGCTAATGTCGCCTCCCGTGACGCGGTCCTTTCGTCATCTGAGCCCGCGTAAGAGATCCAACTTACACTCTCCTCCTCCTGTCATAAATACAACACAGTCAAGGACGACCAGAGCCACGCACAAGCTTATCCTGGAGGCTGAAAAGGCATACGAATTTACGGATGAGGCGCAGGAGACCTGTGAGAAGCTCAGCTCGTTCCGGAAACGACGTCTTGCCGATAAGAAATACGAATTCTGCGACGAAACAGAGGACGCCGAGAATATAGTTCCTTTCAAGCATATACGAGATCAATTCAAACATCGTGGATGTTCGATCCACCAGATACCATCCTCTCCAACTATGTCACCTGCACTGCCCAAcggtaagaagcattgggtggATTCTGATCAGAGCGAGACTGATGATTTCAACGTTAATCAGGATACTAGTGCGTCGAACGATTTAACGATGGATTCAG CCGAAAAGAATGTGCTACGTCCATTGAATCAAAATCAGCTACCCAACGGAAGTATAAATAGGGACCGTTCCAGTAGGCATTCTGTGAATGCCTCGCCATTAGTTCCGAAAATAAATTTACAGTACCCTAGTATAAAATGCAcagctcacttcaagagaacttACATAGAACTCGACGATGAAATGATATCTGTTATCACGGATGTTGAAG ACGAGGAAACAGGAGGGTACGTGAGCTATCAATGCGTGCTTCCGATGCATGTCCACGGATCTGGATATGTCCAAATGCAAATGATTAGCAACAGTAAAGCTGAAAAattg ATCGTGCCATGTGTTTCGATAAACCAGCTAAGTTTCGATATCGAAACGTTCTCTCATCACATCGCCGACTGGATCTGCATGAGATTCAAAAAGAAATACTGGCACTGCAGTGATTATGACATAGAAATAATCGACGTGTGCGCGTTAAGTGGTGATATTATTTGCCTATTGATCATGAAGATTCAAGCTAGTGAAATTAGTAGTCAGACTCAATG CTCTCAAGAAAGGAAACAGTACGAAGTAGGATGTAAATTCACGTGGAATATCGATACAAGCCAATACAGAATAACCGACATACTGCCATTAGAAGAAGTGAAATCAGAATTATGGAAGCCGAACTGTATGAATGTCCCAAATTTTCGGAGCCCGTTGTGGAACCCGACCAGGCGCCTAGCGCCAAAATTAAGGGAAAAAATACAACAACCGTACGCCCATACGGTACGATTTTTACATAACGAAATGACTTTGGCAGGTGAGTGTCTTAAACGCAAGTTAAATGTTATTTTAGCCAACAAAATAGTATACGTCGTGTTTGTTTTAGGCGAATCCATAACTCGACTGTATGATTTGGATAATTTGGTGGAATTTTATATAACACCGATGCCGAACTACTCTTCGATCGAATAA
- the LOC143427677 gene encoding sorting nexin-30 isoform X2: MMTSSELEVENLSEKNAEDSAILEIASPSIDSFSTLPEQEISDFQADSRDLQVKVDNPQKHLETLETYITFRITTKSTRPEFEEGEYIVRRRYNDFIWLRQKLVDSYPTHIIPPMPGKHTLLAQLDRYSKEFIIARMKLLHVFLNRVVNHPILSCDKNLHIFLTTKPAEFLIYRKNRGNVLVKMTDSLQNIASTYTMKQRHFEFEQIRDYCTALSEKLATVDKINHRIHKERQDYLLELHQLHPIFTLWATSEPELAPFLLAIAKAIECNAMAHQKLLENVPNEEREYISYIDAVKSALSRRDSMQIEYEMTVEDLAKKRLEKDQLIGFTSGSTSTQNWGGSLWKAESRDEKLERLAQAIPRLAKQTELLQDRVECANENLRSDLQRWNVEKQMDLKNMLISMADKQIRHYQQCMNAWEEILTGLKLDGVGSEVNVGPPIKIPV; this comes from the exons ATGATGACTTCTTCTGAGCTTGAGGTAGAGAATTTGAGCGAGAAAAATGCAGAGGATTCTGCGATTCTAGAA ATAGCGTCTCCATCCATTGACAGTTTCTCCACTTTACCGGAGCAGGAGATATCAGATTTTCAGGCGGATTCCAGAGATCTACAAGTGAAAGTAGACAATCCGCAaaagcatctggaaacgcttgaaACTTACATTACTTTTCGAATAACAACAAAG TCGACAAGACCAGAATTCGAGGAAGGAGAGTATATTGTTAGAAGACGATATAATGATTTTATTTGGTTACGACAGAAATTAGTAGATTCTTACCCGACGCACATCATACCA CCCATGCCAGGAAAACATACGTTATTGGCTCAGCTAGATCGTTACTCCAAGGAATTTATTATAGCACGCATGAAACTGTTACACGTGTTCCTTAATAGAGTTGTAAATCATCCGATTCTTAGCTGCGACAAAAATTTGCACATCTTTTTGACAACTAAACCCGCA GAGTTTCTTATATATCGTAAAAATCGTGGTAATGTTCTCGTTAAAATGACTGACTCTCTGCAAAATATTGCAAGTACATATACTATGAAACAGCGTCATTTCGAATTCGAACAGATTCGAGATTATTGTACAGCTCTTAGTGAAAAATTAGCGACAGTAGATAAGATAAATCATCGTATACATAAAGAGAGGCAAG actACTTGCTGGAGTTGCACCAATTACATCCAATCTTTACCTTATGGGCAACTTCCGAGCCAGAACTGGCTCCTTTCTTATTAGCGATTGCCAAAGCGATAGagtgcaatgcaatggcgcatcaaAAATTATTGGAAAATGTTCCAAATGAAGAACGGGAGTATATTTCGTACATAGATGCAGTTAAGAGTGCTTTGTCACGACGTGATTCGATGCAGATCGAATATGAAATGACCGTCGAGGATTTAGCAAAGAAACGGCTGGAAAAGGATCAG CTAATAGGTTTCACAAGCGGTAGTACTTCTACGCAAAATTGGGGTGGATCACTCTGGAAGGCGGAGTCTCGTGACGAGAAATTGGAGAGACTCGCACAGGCCATTCCGCGATTAGCAAAGCAAACAGAATTATTACAAGATCGCGTGGAATGTGCGAACGAGAATTTGCGGAGTGATTTACAGAGATGGAACGTAGAGAAGCAAATGGATTTGAAGAATATGTTAATATCGATGGCTGATAAACAAATTCGGCATTACCAGCAGTGTATGAATGCGTGGGAAGAAATTCTCACTGGTTTGAAGCTGGATGGTGTAGGATCTGAGGTTAATGTAGGACCGCCTATCAAGATTCCGGTTTGA
- the LOC143427675 gene encoding uncharacterized protein LOC143427675 isoform X1, producing the protein MADASSSDTTSDCCNEWFSDITSEKSEYVIVGQKPCLSHRRSKRHFLQKLFLREIRGCLSAHNYASEERLFATVPSWRHLPLLHVIPKSALEAGHIVMGLTQCGQFLLTYTYTMDESGTTSLYKYLLHWWAFTPNHVARKVAEVTLFGNYTIYRELSIVISQWPLERNKLVIHGLCTNWLHLQPTDRAYLTITTVPSLENCKDCLKVAASYEEEGEELAVNWDGCVRCNCLQHGLTVHTTYEVISPYPKFRATVCLNYWNHVVVNTGNFLHVLRVDLDIPRSKNHKSSDKQDSVIPDTVPLDMSDVEELDYTKTVTERYGSSDAVDQSPRCEAGIEHDFLEEPIKLDDKLGRDSLNTSSSNQSDCVCDINKSTDAVSVKSCGCSDGGECKCRTGSPISRTEQQAISVRDKILQDFCEDMSQELNIGSDSITLVKHPSCSPRSTPQRLPSDLKMMTWSSPILTPPSDILRTRNSESSHKSTRSQRPNSPQPGASKDSIVASVNSPLHSSVSVSPSSSCSSRLMSPPVTRSFRHLSPRKRSNLHSPPPVINTTQSRTTRATHKLILEAEKAYEFTDEAQETCEKLSSFRKRRLADKKYEFCDETEDAENIVPFKHIRDQFKHRGCSIHQIPSSPTMSPALPNGKKHWVDSDQSETDDFNVNQDTSASNDLTMDSAEKNVLRPLNQNQLPNGSINRDRSSRHSVNASPLVPKINLQYPSIKCTAHFKRTYIELDDEMISVITDVEDEETGGYVSYQCVLPMHVHGSGYVQMQMISNSKAEKLIVPCVSINQLSFDIETFSHHIADWICMRFKKKYWHCSDYDIEIIDVCALSGDIICLLIMKIQASEISSQTQCSQERKQYEVGCKFTWNIDTSQYRITDILPLEEVKSELWKPNCMNVPNFRSPLWNPTRRLAPKLREKIQQPYAHTVRFLHNEMTLAGESITRLYDLDNLVEFYITPMPNYSSIE; encoded by the exons ATGGCGGACGCTTCGTCTTCCGACACTACCTCAGATTGTTGCAATGAATGGTTCTCTGATATTACCTCCGAAAAATCGGAGTACGTTATAGTGGGTCAGAAGCCGTGCCTGTCCCATCGTCGCAGCAAAAGGCATTTCTTACAGAAGTTATTTTTAAGGGAG ATCAGAGGTTGTTTATCGGCGCACAATTATGCCTCGGAGGAAAGACTGTTTGCCACTGTACCTTCGTGGAGACACTTGCCACTGTTACACGTAATCCCAAAATCAGCACTGGAAGCAGG ACACATTGTAATGGGATTGACGCAATGTGGTCAGTTTTTACTTACGTACACGTACACCATGGATGAAAGTGGCACTACCTCTTTGTACAAATATTTGTTGCATTGGTGGGCTTTTACCCCAAACCACGTCGCACGTAAAGTTGCAGAGGTCACACTATTTGGTAATTATACTATCTACAGAGAGCTGAGTATCGTTATATCTCAATGGCCCCTGGAAAGAAATAAATTAGTGATACACGGTCTTTG TACAAATTGGCTACACCTTCAACCAACAGACAGAGCATACTTAACGATAACTACAGTACCATCTTTAGAGAATTGTAAAGACTGTTTAAAGGTAGCTGCATCTTACGAAGAAGAAGGTGAAG AGTTGGCAGTCAATTGGGATGGTTGCGTACGGTGTAACTGTCTGCAACACGGGCTCACTGTTCATACTACCTATGAAGTAATTTCTCCATATCCTAAGTTTCGTGCTACTGTCTGTTTGAATTACTGGAATCACGTAGTAGTTAACACAGGGAACTTTTTACATGTGCTCAGGGTGGATTTGGACATTCCGAGATCGAAAAACCATAAGTCTAGTGATAAGCAAGACTCTGTCATTCCTGACACGGTACCGTTAGATATGAGCGATGTCGAGGAATTAGATTATACCAAGACGGTTACGGAACGGTACGGGAGTTCCGACGCGGTCGATCAATCGCCTCGATGCGAGGCGGGTATAGAACACGATTTTTTAGAAGAACCAATTAAATTAGATGATAAGTTAGGCCGTGATTCGTTAAATACCTCAAGCAGCAATCAAAGCGACTGTGTCTGTGATATAAATAAGTCTACCGACGCCGTAAGTGTTAAATCGTGTGGGTGTTCGGACGGTGGCGAGTGTAAATGCCGAACAGGTAGTCCGATCTCGCGAACTGAACAGCAGGCGATCTCTGTCAGGGACAAGATCCTCCAGGATTTCTGCGAAGACATGTCCCAAGAGCTGAACATCGGCAGTGATTCGATTACTCTTGTAAAGCATCCTTCGTGCTCACCTCGGTCTACGCCGCAAAGACTTCCTTCTGATCTCAAGATGATGACCTGGTCTTCGCCAATTCTCACGCCACCCTCGGACATCCTGAGAACCCGGAATTCAGAGTCTAGTCATAAAAGCACGCGCAGTCAACGACCCAACTCCCCTCAACCCGGTGCTTCGAAGGACAGTATCGTCGCCTCTGTAAATTCTCCGCTTCATTCTTCGGTCTCTGTGAGTCCATCCTCTTCGTGCTCATCGCGGCTAATGTCGCCTCCCGTGACGCGGTCCTTTCGTCATCTGAGCCCGCGTAAGAGATCCAACTTACACTCTCCTCCTCCTGTCATAAATACAACACAGTCAAGGACGACCAGAGCCACGCACAAGCTTATCCTGGAGGCTGAAAAGGCATACGAATTTACGGATGAGGCGCAGGAGACCTGTGAGAAGCTCAGCTCGTTCCGGAAACGACGTCTTGCCGATAAGAAATACGAATTCTGCGACGAAACAGAGGACGCCGAGAATATAGTTCCTTTCAAGCATATACGAGATCAATTCAAACATCGTGGATGTTCGATCCACCAGATACCATCCTCTCCAACTATGTCACCTGCACTGCCCAAcggtaagaagcattgggtggATTCTGATCAGAGCGAGACTGATGATTTCAACGTTAATCAGGATACTAGTGCGTCGAACGATTTAACGATGGATTCAG CCGAAAAGAATGTGCTACGTCCATTGAATCAAAATCAGCTACCCAACGGAAGTATAAATAGGGACCGTTCCAGTAGGCATTCTGTGAATGCCTCGCCATTAGTTCCGAAAATAAATTTACAGTACCCTAGTATAAAATGCAcagctcacttcaagagaacttACATAGAACTCGACGATGAAATGATATCTGTTATCACGGATGTTGAAG ACGAGGAAACAGGAGGGTACGTGAGCTATCAATGCGTGCTTCCGATGCATGTCCACGGATCTGGATATGTCCAAATGCAAATGATTAGCAACAGTAAAGCTGAAAAattg ATCGTGCCATGTGTTTCGATAAACCAGCTAAGTTTCGATATCGAAACGTTCTCTCATCACATCGCCGACTGGATCTGCATGAGATTCAAAAAGAAATACTGGCACTGCAGTGATTATGACATAGAAATAATCGACGTGTGCGCGTTAAGTGGTGATATTATTTGCCTATTGATCATGAAGATTCAAGCTAGTGAAATTAGTAGTCAGACTCAATG CTCTCAAGAAAGGAAACAGTACGAAGTAGGATGTAAATTCACGTGGAATATCGATACAAGCCAATACAGAATAACCGACATACTGCCATTAGAAGAAGTGAAATCAGAATTATGGAAGCCGAACTGTATGAATGTCCCAAATTTTCGGAGCCCGTTGTGGAACCCGACCAGGCGCCTAGCGCCAAAATTAAGGGAAAAAATACAACAACCGTACGCCCATACGGTACGATTTTTACATAACGAAATGACTTTGGCAG GCGAATCCATAACTCGACTGTATGATTTGGATAATTTGGTGGAATTTTATATAACACCGATGCCGAACTACTCTTCGATCGAATAA